A stretch of the Chlorobiota bacterium genome encodes the following:
- a CDS encoding Do family serine endopeptidase: MSKKQILIIASLMIASVAVGGLLATKWGKVELGFAAPPFNLGSDKPPVLPSNEVKVLNDAFVAVSKAVTSQVVSITATTKLKETTSKKRFNPFGDGEENPFGDLSPFFGNPNGGGFGQDMPTRGAGSGVIVSTDGYIMTNNHVVAGATEISVKTNDGEDYPAKLIGRDSLTDIAIIKIDKKDLSAATFANSDNVQVGQLALAVGNPLGTLNSTVTQGIVSALGRGLNALGGEQKSYAVENFIQTDAAINPGNSGGGLFNISGELIGINTAIASRTGSFIGYGFAVPINLAKNVAEDIIEDGKVDRGYIGVSIQNIDDKLAKGLKLPSRQGVLVQDLVENGSAATAGIKVDDVILEVDGQKVNASNQLQSLIAQKRAGQNVKLKIWRGGSLIEKIVSLKPRSGDITSLSESDDKQSDSKSSNSNMKFDKLGLEVRSLRLEEKNMVKVDGVVVANVDIYGEASDQGITNGDVIISADRVSIKSPSELKKVIDSKSSGDVVLLQVKSRNSTRLVALQIK, translated from the coding sequence ATGAGTAAGAAACAAATTTTAATAATAGCATCATTAATGATTGCATCGGTAGCAGTTGGTGGTCTATTAGCAACTAAATGGGGAAAGGTAGAGTTAGGCTTTGCGGCACCTCCATTCAATTTAGGATCAGACAAACCACCTGTGTTACCTTCAAATGAAGTTAAAGTTTTAAATGATGCATTTGTTGCAGTTAGTAAAGCTGTAACATCTCAAGTTGTAAGTATTACCGCCACAACAAAATTAAAAGAAACCACATCTAAAAAAAGATTCAATCCTTTTGGAGATGGGGAAGAAAATCCTTTTGGTGATTTATCTCCTTTTTTTGGTAATCCAAATGGAGGTGGATTCGGACAGGATATGCCAACTCGAGGGGCTGGGTCTGGCGTTATAGTATCAACAGATGGTTATATTATGACAAACAATCACGTTGTTGCTGGTGCAACTGAAATAAGTGTAAAAACAAATGATGGTGAAGATTATCCTGCAAAATTAATTGGAAGAGATTCTTTAACTGATATAGCAATAATAAAAATTGATAAAAAGGATTTATCAGCCGCAACTTTTGCAAATAGTGATAATGTACAAGTAGGACAGTTAGCATTAGCAGTTGGCAATCCACTTGGTACTTTAAATTCAACTGTAACTCAAGGGATAGTTTCTGCTTTAGGAAGAGGATTGAATGCTTTAGGAGGTGAGCAAAAAAGTTATGCTGTAGAAAACTTCATTCAAACAGATGCAGCTATTAATCCAGGAAATTCAGGGGGTGGATTGTTTAATATTAGTGGTGAATTAATTGGTATAAATACAGCTATTGCATCTAGAACAGGCTCATTTATTGGTTATGGATTTGCTGTTCCAATAAATTTAGCAAAAAATGTTGCAGAAGATATTATTGAAGATGGTAAAGTTGATAGAGGTTATATTGGTGTTTCAATTCAAAATATTGATGATAAATTAGCCAAAGGGTTAAAGTTACCTTCAAGACAAGGAGTATTAGTACAAGATCTTGTTGAAAATGGAAGTGCAGCAACAGCTGGGATTAAAGTAGATGATGTGATATTAGAAGTTGATGGACAAAAAGTTAATGCATCAAATCAATTGCAATCTTTGATTGCTCAAAAACGTGCTGGTCAGAATGTTAAATTGAAAATATGGAGAGGTGGTTCATTGATTGAAAAAATTGTTAGTTTAAAACCAAGAAGTGGTGATATTACTTCATTAAGTGAATCAGATGACAAACAAAGTGATTCAAAATCTTCCAATTCAAATATGAAATTTGATAAGTTAGGACTTGAGGTTAGGTCTCTTCGATTAGAAGAAAAAAATATGGTGAAAGTTGATGGTGTAGTAGTTGCAAATGTTGACATTTATGGTGAAGCATCTGACCAAGGAATAACAAATGGAGATGTTATTATTAGTGCTGACAGAGTATCAATTAAATCACCAAGTGAATTAAAAAAAGTAATTGATTCAAAATCAAGTGGAGATGTGGTTTTACTTCAAGTAAAATCGAGGAACTCGACAAGGCTTGTTGCATTGCAAATTAAATAG
- a CDS encoding glycosyltransferase family 9 protein — translation MAILTPASDLKKILVSRTDRLGDVILSLPIATALKKALPNTEVAFLVKPYTAPITKRITQIDETFSITSSRKGLHIFKIYKPDAVIFAKPELQLAIEAVMAKIDVRIGTGYRYYSGLFTRWVYEHRQKGTKHESEYSVNLLSPLIDQNFEVEMPSLIVSEIGKIEAENKLKELGIEGKYIVVHPGSFGSSPDYLPEDYAQVCLFLLEKHKDLSIVISAGPNEIGIANRVLVNGLNNNSKIKIVSDLSLDAFSELLRGASLMLGSASGPAHLSALVNTPTVSLFPGLQPMWPARWKPLGKEVSVLVPHADEPLCIDCNCNRKKEPENCIKRIPSFRVFEACDNLLTKHKIIQDHIF, via the coding sequence ATGGCGATTTTAACTCCAGCCTCTGACTTAAAAAAAATTCTTGTTTCAAGAACAGATCGACTTGGTGATGTTATTCTAAGTTTACCTATTGCTACTGCACTAAAAAAAGCACTCCCAAATACTGAAGTTGCCTTTTTAGTAAAGCCATATACTGCACCAATAACAAAAAGAATCACTCAAATTGATGAGACTTTTTCAATTACATCATCTCGTAAAGGATTACATATTTTTAAGATTTACAAACCTGATGCAGTAATATTTGCTAAACCAGAACTTCAATTAGCTATTGAAGCAGTTATGGCAAAAATTGATGTGAGAATTGGAACTGGTTATAGATATTATTCAGGACTTTTTACAAGGTGGGTTTATGAACATAGGCAGAAAGGGACTAAGCATGAGTCGGAGTATAGTGTAAACTTATTATCTCCATTAATAGACCAAAATTTTGAAGTAGAAATGCCTTCATTAATTGTCTCTGAAATAGGAAAAATTGAAGCTGAAAATAAACTTAAAGAATTAGGTATTGAAGGAAAATACATTGTTGTTCACCCTGGTTCATTTGGTTCTAGTCCAGATTATTTACCAGAGGATTATGCTCAAGTTTGCTTATTCCTTTTAGAAAAACATAAAGACTTATCAATTGTCATTTCTGCTGGTCCGAATGAAATTGGAATTGCTAATAGAGTTTTAGTAAATGGATTGAATAATAATTCAAAAATTAAAATTGTAAGCGATTTGTCTTTAGATGCTTTTAGCGAATTATTACGGGGTGCAAGTTTAATGCTAGGTAGTGCTTCAGGACCAGCTCATTTATCTGCTTTAGTTAATACTCCAACTGTTTCCCTTTTTCCTGGTTTGCAACCAATGTGGCCCGCTCGATGGAAGCCATTAGGAAAAGAAGTGTCTGTTTTAGTACCTCACGCAGATGAACCTTTATGCATTGATTGCAATTGTAACAGAAAGAAAGAACCTGAAAATTGTATTAAAAGAATTCCTTCATTTAGAGTTTTTGAAGCTTGTGATAATTTACTTACAAAACATAAAATTATACAAGATCATATATTTTGA
- a CDS encoding T9SS type A sorting domain-containing protein: protein MSVYAKVTYSQCGVTEGIPFISNGPEQIVVCEGRPVVTSGFSITGSVNASNTKLPMTGPLVFSYYKRRDLLGTWPLAFDFVTTQTLNGPFIPGAAYSPPAPLFLSAQHPQHTGFWLVTVTNSACPGDIVVSREFTITVQTQFGITHQPKNLTICEGGSDSIVADVRGTIGFLPNSLQYIVWKNGVQVGPAKYVVSNNTLQEGVVSININNIANNNNLSNNGDVYQFKLCYPAGFGCADVGNVLYSQLCTLTVKPKTKITTQPLANSTFCTGGNFSLNVNATGTGLTYKWYKGSVISANLILGATSSTYSQALSSISDTGRYFVVVSGECGSDTSSSARLSGKIATSITSISTGRTLCSGGDVILNVVAAGENLTYQWFRGGTDSVNRINGANTTQLAILNASVTRDYYVKVTGDCGSVTSGAISITVNGNTTISNSELVNVVSCSGSDATMAVSATGVNLTYKWQKETPSGSGTFVDIVGAPTTSSITISGVVAGDAGLYRVVVSGDCGSSVNKQYRLTVLSAPTATIDLIGDGCLGAKLTLRANATGVPRDSQPALEYQWILNGVELTGSTNKDLVIDSLRLINSGNYQVKVTGKCGSVTSSASRITPNVAPAIINQPLDIASCINSSITFGVTAIGNNIKYQWQKNGTNIPGADSNIFSIGSLRNSDGGIYRVIVSNPCGSVNSNVARLDIGDSVFVKSLPQSQSVCPGSNVSFKIDAVGRSLTYVWKKNGVIIIGQTTNTLSISNVSGNDSAIYRVEVSGGCSEKVVFADASLTIKPALVTIETQPLSKSGCAGEAISFNVNVNGNPSDFTYQWRKNGVIILGANTSDYNIASLSPIDVDSSLTAQYDVVVSSPCGTSVTSSAASLKLKSIVSITYGLTNITSCAGEPVELKVITNGAIKFVWKRDGVVISGETTAVYTIPALGARTSGTYSVTISGECGGDATSQSVVTVGVAPTLLDSNKMADVTSCGGTNVTLQSKASGTNLNYIWRKDGILVPGANTSSLNLTNITTLDSGVYIVEIFNGCPTRIYDTVAVSIGGRAQISSQPTSTRACEGREARLSVVASGVASYQWKKNGTSIAGATNPELIIPTFTTSDTGNYSVVIISQCNGDTIVSNIARIDIGSVSFGTDSTSYLFTGAVGDTIEKEIRYVNTGATPVKVIGVTYQPNGPFSVIGIRPVSLDSTIAPGGEVFVKVRYIVLTGNVKDTVSVMVDGTCSQTIKTELVGKEDSSSARIPGIEIVSVRDTITKKTPTNIVIRYIGDPKNLVKSGVTSMTFEISFDAALLTPADTIYRALVRYSLDTITGRIIGILPITITPVPTMGVITSIPFAMLIGDTTSCDLKFVGKVVWTGGNVIVDELRNGVFIGDGYCTRGKLRGVKSKISLSTPIPNPANGSTKLKFSLADDGIASLKVYDAIGRIVLNKEINQIISTGDNVTENLDVSELQSGWYIIELQQGENVERTNLNVVK from the coding sequence ATGTCAGTTTATGCGAAAGTAACATACTCACAATGTGGAGTTACGGAAGGAATTCCGTTCATTTCAAATGGTCCTGAGCAAATAGTTGTTTGTGAGGGAAGACCAGTAGTTACTAGTGGGTTTAGTATAACTGGATCTGTGAATGCCTCAAATACAAAGCTCCCAATGACCGGACCATTAGTTTTCAGTTATTACAAAAGGAGAGATTTACTTGGCACTTGGCCTTTAGCATTTGATTTTGTTACAACACAAACATTAAACGGACCATTTATACCTGGAGCTGCTTATTCACCTCCAGCTCCTTTATTCTTATCTGCTCAACACCCTCAACATACTGGATTTTGGTTAGTAACTGTTACTAATTCGGCTTGTCCTGGAGATATAGTAGTTTCAAGAGAATTTACAATTACAGTTCAAACACAATTTGGTATAACCCATCAACCAAAAAATTTAACTATTTGCGAAGGTGGTTCAGATAGTATTGTTGCAGATGTTAGAGGTACTATAGGATTCTTACCAAATAGTTTACAATATATAGTTTGGAAAAATGGTGTTCAAGTAGGACCTGCTAAATATGTTGTTTCAAATAATACTTTACAAGAAGGTGTTGTATCAATAAATATCAACAATATTGCTAATAATAATAATTTATCTAACAATGGTGATGTTTACCAATTTAAATTGTGTTATCCAGCAGGTTTTGGATGTGCAGATGTTGGTAATGTTTTATATAGTCAACTTTGCACTCTAACAGTAAAACCTAAAACAAAAATTACAACTCAACCATTAGCAAATAGTACATTTTGCACTGGTGGTAATTTTAGTTTGAACGTAAATGCAACTGGTACAGGACTTACTTATAAATGGTATAAAGGTTCAGTTATATCTGCAAATTTAATTTTAGGAGCAACAAGTTCAACTTATTCTCAAGCTTTAAGTAGTATATCTGACACAGGAAGATATTTCGTTGTAGTTAGTGGAGAATGTGGCTCTGATACAAGTTCTTCAGCTAGATTATCTGGAAAAATAGCAACATCTATTACATCAATTTCTACAGGAAGAACTTTGTGCTCAGGTGGAGACGTTATTCTGAATGTTGTTGCAGCCGGAGAAAATTTAACATATCAATGGTTTAGAGGAGGAACTGATTCAGTTAACAGAATTAACGGTGCAAACACTACTCAACTAGCAATATTAAACGCATCAGTAACTAGAGACTATTATGTAAAAGTAACTGGTGATTGTGGTAGTGTTACAAGTGGAGCAATATCAATTACGGTTAATGGTAACACAACTATTTCAAATAGTGAGTTAGTTAATGTTGTCTCTTGTTCTGGGTCTGACGCAACTATGGCTGTTTCTGCAACTGGTGTTAATTTAACTTATAAATGGCAAAAAGAAACACCTTCAGGTAGTGGAACTTTTGTAGATATTGTTGGAGCACCAACTACTTCTTCAATTACAATTAGTGGTGTAGTTGCTGGAGATGCAGGATTGTATAGAGTTGTTGTTTCTGGAGATTGTGGAAGTTCTGTAAATAAACAATACAGACTTACAGTATTATCAGCACCAACAGCAACAATTGACTTAATAGGTGATGGTTGTTTAGGTGCTAAATTAACTTTAAGAGCAAATGCAACTGGCGTTCCTCGCGATTCTCAACCAGCTCTTGAATACCAATGGATTCTAAATGGAGTAGAACTTACTGGATCAACAAATAAAGATTTAGTAATTGATAGTTTAAGGTTAATTAATTCAGGAAATTATCAAGTTAAAGTAACTGGAAAATGTGGAAGTGTTACAAGTTCAGCTTCAAGAATTACTCCAAATGTTGCACCTGCAATTATTAATCAACCTCTAGATATTGCTTCTTGTATTAATAGTTCTATTACTTTTGGAGTGACTGCAATTGGAAATAATATTAAATATCAATGGCAAAAAAATGGTACTAATATTCCAGGTGCTGATTCAAATATATTTTCAATAGGTTCATTAAGAAATTCTGATGGTGGTATTTATAGAGTTATTGTAAGCAATCCATGTGGTTCTGTTAATAGTAATGTAGCAAGATTAGATATTGGAGATTCTGTTTTTGTGAAGTCATTACCACAAAGCCAATCAGTTTGCCCAGGATCAAATGTATCTTTCAAAATTGATGCTGTTGGCAGAAGCTTGACCTATGTTTGGAAAAAGAATGGAGTAATCATAATCGGTCAAACAACAAATACTTTATCTATTTCAAATGTAAGTGGCAATGATTCTGCCATTTATCGTGTAGAAGTATCGGGAGGCTGTTCAGAAAAAGTTGTGTTTGCAGATGCTAGTTTAACAATAAAACCTGCACTTGTAACAATTGAAACTCAACCTTTAAGTAAATCAGGATGTGCTGGTGAAGCTATATCATTTAATGTAAATGTTAATGGAAATCCGTCAGATTTTACTTACCAATGGAGAAAAAATGGTGTTATAATTTTAGGTGCAAATACTTCTGATTATAATATTGCAAGTCTATCTCCAATCGATGTTGATAGCTCATTAACAGCTCAATATGATGTTGTTGTTTCTAGCCCTTGTGGAACATCAGTTACAAGTTCAGCTGCATCACTTAAACTTAAATCAATAGTATCGATAACATATGGATTAACAAATATTACTTCATGTGCTGGCGAACCAGTTGAGTTAAAAGTAATAACAAATGGTGCAATTAAATTTGTATGGAAAAGAGATGGTGTTGTTATTTCGGGAGAAACTACTGCTGTATATACAATCCCTGCTTTAGGTGCTAGAACTTCTGGAACTTACTCCGTTACAATCTCAGGAGAATGTGGTGGTGATGCAACTTCTCAATCTGTAGTTACTGTTGGAGTAGCCCCTACATTATTAGATTCTAACAAAATGGCAGATGTAACTTCATGTGGTGGAACAAATGTTACTTTACAATCAAAAGCTTCAGGCACTAATTTAAATTATATTTGGAGAAAAGATGGAATTCTAGTTCCAGGAGCTAATACTTCATCATTGAATTTAACTAATATTACAACTCTTGATTCTGGGGTTTATATTGTAGAGATTTTTAATGGTTGCCCAACAAGAATTTATGATACTGTAGCAGTATCTATAGGTGGAAGAGCACAAATATCTTCTCAACCAACTTCTACTAGAGCTTGTGAAGGAAGGGAGGCAAGGTTATCTGTTGTTGCTTCAGGTGTGGCTTCTTATCAATGGAAAAAGAATGGAACTTCAATTGCTGGTGCAACTAATCCAGAATTAATTATCCCAACTTTTACAACTTCAGATACAGGTAATTATTCTGTTGTTATTATTAGTCAGTGTAATGGTGATACAATTGTAAGTAATATTGCTAGAATAGATATTGGTTCAGTTTCTTTTGGAACTGATAGCACTTCTTATTTATTTACTGGTGCTGTTGGTGATACAATTGAAAAAGAAATTAGATATGTAAATACTGGAGCAACACCAGTTAAAGTTATTGGTGTTACTTATCAGCCAAATGGACCTTTCTCGGTGATTGGTATTAGACCAGTATCATTAGATTCTACAATTGCTCCAGGTGGTGAAGTATTTGTAAAAGTAAGATATATTGTTCTTACTGGAAATGTAAAAGATACTGTTTCAGTAATGGTAGATGGAACTTGTAGCCAAACTATTAAAACTGAATTAGTTGGAAAAGAAGATTCTTCTTCTGCACGTATTCCAGGTATTGAAATAGTAAGTGTAAGAGATACAATTACTAAGAAAACACCAACAAATATTGTTATCAGATACATTGGAGATCCTAAAAACTTAGTTAAATCAGGTGTTACATCAATGACATTTGAAATTTCATTTGATGCAGCTTTATTGACTCCAGCAGACACAATTTATAGAGCTTTAGTTAGATATTCATTAGATACAATTACTGGAAGAATAATTGGTATACTTCCAATTACAATTACTCCAGTACCTACAATGGGTGTTATTACATCAATTCCATTTGCAATGTTAATTGGAGATACAACATCTTGTGATTTAAAATTCGTAGGTAAAGTTGTTTGGACTGGTGGAAATGTAATAGTTGATGAACTTAGAAATGGAGTATTTATTGGAGATGGTTATTGTACTCGTGGAAAACTTCGTGGAGTTAAAAGTAAAATTTCGCTTAGTACACCAATCCCAAATCCTGCAAATGGATCTACTAAACTTAAGTTTTCTTTAGCAGATGATGGAATTGCAAGTTTAAAAGTTTATGATGCTATTGGAAGAATCGTTTTAAATAAAGAAATCAATCAGATTATTTCAACTGGAGATAATGTTACTGAAAACTTAGATGTTTCAGAACTTCAAAGTGGATGGTACATTATTGAATTACAACAAGGAGAAAATGTTGAAAGAACAAATTTGAATGTTGTAAAGTAG
- a CDS encoding DUF309 domain-containing protein — translation MLLPPKKRNINNIISLTEPNLNTLQILNFQKGISLFNKNQFWHAHESWEDVWKTLDCDEEIFFRGLIQLAAGLQCILLNKLDGALSNLNKSIEKLSLFSNSFLGLDVKKIIENIEFQKLDLNFVLHFKI, via the coding sequence ATTTTACTGCCTCCAAAAAAAAGAAATATCAACAATATAATTTCTTTAACTGAACCAAATTTAAATACTTTACAGATTTTAAATTTTCAAAAAGGGATTTCATTATTTAACAAAAATCAATTTTGGCATGCGCATGAATCTTGGGAAGATGTATGGAAAACCCTTGATTGTGACGAAGAAATTTTCTTTAGAGGATTAATTCAACTTGCAGCTGGTTTGCAATGTATATTGCTTAATAAACTAGATGGTGCTTTGAGTAATTTAAATAAATCAATTGAGAAATTATCATTATTTAGTAATTCATTCTTAGGATTAGATGTTAAAAAAATTATTGAAAATATTGAATTTCAAAAATTAGATTTAAATTTTGTTTTACATTTTAAAATATGA
- the recO gene encoding DNA repair protein RecO, with product MIIQTEAIVLNTKRFSESSLILTLFSLEKGKISVMVKGALKAKNKYGNSLLLMSISNVTIYWKENRELQIMSDSESKFKLNNISNSLEKIASGLAIIELLNAFVPIEDPNIDIYNLTVNSLKTLNDSNINESILRLRYTIKLFSKSGYKFNVSNCGVCNNLINSLGGKVAFSIALCSPLCANCRDKNTYRAIDYSVLEIINNFLENEDKVDSSINLNDISQLEEIINILVKHHVDGIRKLKVSQIASKL from the coding sequence TTGATTATTCAAACTGAAGCAATAGTGCTAAATACCAAAAGATTCAGTGAATCTAGTTTGATATTAACTTTATTTTCATTGGAAAAAGGAAAGATATCGGTAATGGTTAAAGGGGCTTTAAAAGCTAAAAATAAGTATGGTAATTCATTGCTTTTAATGTCAATAAGTAATGTTACAATCTACTGGAAGGAAAATAGAGAGCTTCAAATAATGTCAGATTCTGAAAGTAAGTTTAAATTAAATAATATTTCAAATTCATTAGAAAAAATTGCATCTGGTTTAGCCATAATAGAGCTATTAAATGCTTTTGTACCTATTGAAGACCCAAATATTGATATATATAATTTAACAGTAAACTCTCTTAAAACCCTCAATGATTCAAATATAAATGAATCTATATTGAGATTGAGATATACAATTAAATTGTTTTCAAAATCTGGATATAAATTCAATGTTAGCAATTGTGGTGTTTGCAATAATTTAATTAATTCTTTAGGTGGTAAAGTTGCTTTTAGCATTGCTTTATGTTCACCATTATGTGCAAATTGTAGAGATAAAAATACTTATCGAGCCATTGACTATTCGGTATTAGAAATAATAAATAATTTTTTAGAAAATGAAGATAAAGTAGATTCGTCAATAAATTTAAATGATATTTCACAATTAGAAGAGATAATAAATATTTTAGTAAAACATCATGTTGATGGAATAAGAAAATTAAAAGTTAGTCAAATTGCAAGTAAACTTTAG
- a CDS encoding LptF/LptG family permease, which yields MKIYWHILKLHIGPFIFGTCTVVFIFLLQFIFKFLNELVGKGLSYWVITQLIGYQIAWMVVLAVPMGVLVATLMAYGKLGEFNELTIIKSCGGSAFNTMLPSIIGGIIIFVSLQIFNDKILPETNHRASILQSDIRELKPTFAIEEGRYNDFQGYKIFARKVDKTNNILKVVTIYAENSGMLNIINAQNATLSFTPDMTKMKMILNVGEIQQIKRGEHNFFRRILFLKHSIIVQTNGYKFNKSNPSSFGRGDRTMNIAEMKLSAGRADSNMMVSKKEFKTNLKLFYKGDFTSKDSSLQIIQGAKNTLSNLRSRLEASSGSYIGSRETSNQYWVEIHKKYSIPFICLIFVFVGAPLGIIVKRGNFGVSAGIALGFFVVYWAFLVAGEKLSDRLLLPPFWAMWLGDIVIGITGIFLTILVSRETLSFNLKTPTFLKEKSYK from the coding sequence TTGAAAATTTATTGGCACATACTTAAGCTTCACATTGGACCCTTTATTTTTGGGACTTGTACTGTAGTGTTTATTTTTCTGTTGCAGTTTATTTTCAAATTTTTAAATGAATTAGTTGGTAAAGGTTTAAGCTACTGGGTTATAACTCAGTTGATTGGTTATCAAATTGCATGGATGGTTGTATTGGCTGTTCCAATGGGTGTATTAGTTGCAACATTGATGGCATATGGAAAATTAGGGGAATTTAATGAGTTAACAATTATTAAAAGTTGTGGTGGAAGTGCATTTAATACAATGTTGCCATCAATAATTGGTGGAATAATAATATTTGTATCACTTCAAATATTCAACGATAAAATCTTACCTGAAACAAACCACAGAGCTTCAATTTTACAAAGCGACATTAGAGAATTAAAGCCAACTTTTGCCATTGAAGAAGGGCGATATAATGACTTTCAAGGATATAAAATTTTTGCTCGAAAAGTAGATAAAACGAATAATATCTTAAAAGTTGTTACAATCTATGCTGAAAATTCTGGAATGCTTAATATAATTAATGCTCAAAATGCTACATTAAGTTTTACACCCGATATGACTAAAATGAAGATGATATTAAATGTTGGAGAAATTCAACAAATTAAACGTGGTGAACACAATTTTTTTAGAAGGATTTTGTTTTTAAAACATTCAATAATAGTTCAAACTAATGGTTACAAATTCAATAAATCAAACCCAAGTTCATTTGGTAGGGGTGATAGAACAATGAACATTGCTGAAATGAAACTATCAGCTGGAAGAGCAGATTCAAATATGATGGTTTCTAAAAAAGAGTTTAAAACAAATTTAAAACTATTCTATAAAGGAGATTTCACTTCTAAAGATTCTTCACTACAAATCATTCAAGGAGCTAAAAATACATTATCAAATTTAAGAAGTAGACTTGAAGCATCAAGTGGGAGTTATATAGGATCAAGAGAAACTTCCAATCAGTATTGGGTAGAAATCCATAAAAAATACTCAATTCCATTTATTTGTTTAATTTTTGTTTTTGTTGGTGCTCCATTAGGAATAATTGTAAAAAGGGGTAACTTTGGAGTTAGTGCTGGAATAGCTCTCGGATTTTTTGTTGTATATTGGGCTTTTCTTGTTGCTGGAGAAAAGTTATCAGATAGATTGTTACTGCCTCCATTTTGGGCAATGTGGTTAGGAGATATTGTTATTGGTATTACAGGTATCTTCCTTACTATATTAGTATCAAGAGAAACACTAAGTTTTAATTTAAAAACCCCTACTTTTTTAAAAGAAAAATCATACAAATGA